The following DNA comes from Methanobrevibacter wolinii SH.
TTTTCTTTTTTATCTTCTAAGTTTCTTAGATAATTTAATCTTTCATTAAATTTTCTTAATGTTTCATCATCTAAGGATCCAGTAGCTTCTTTACGATATCTTGCAATAAAAGGTATTGTATTTCCACTGTCAATTAATTTTATAACTGCTTCACTTTGTTGTGGTCTAATGTTTAACTCTTTTGATAATTGTTCTGCAATAATCATATTCTTCCCTTTAAATTTATTTAATAAATATTTTAAATAGTTTTAAAATAAATTTTTATTTAGAATGAATTATTTGTTATAAACTTACTATAAAATAAGTTTTATTCTTAAAATAAGCTAATTTTTTTAAAAACAGTATTTTTCGTCCTTTAAAAAATATAAAATTTATTTTTTAATATTTTTTGTATAATTATATTTGAATTAATAATTTAAAAAGATTTTCATGTGTTTATAAAGAAATTTATTTTTTAATATTTTTTAGAAGTAATTTTTGTTTTTAAATTTTAAAATTAAGATATTTATTTATTATATGAATTATAAAGTAAATTTCATGGTTTTAACTTCATTTTTAAATCCTCTTTCTGAGGAAGCTCAAAATATTGTTAGAGAAAAAGCTGATTTAACATCTGTTTTTGATGTTGATAATGATTTAATAAAAATTGTGTCATTTTCTCCACATCAAAAGGTTGATGATGATTCTCTAATACCTAAATCCATTATTGAATTTGCTCAGAAACGTATTAAATGGTATATTGAAAGGAGAAACAATAAAAAATATAATCAACATGATTATGAATATCTTTTTGTAGAAGATATTACTCCATATGATGTTATTGCATTTCATTTAACGGCTCAAGCTATAGCTTATAAATTCAATTTTAATTCACGTGAAATGAAATTATTTGTTGATGGAGAAGGCCAATTAATTGAAGATAGACTTAGTACTTTATTATTAAGTGAAAAAAGAGCAGTTTTAGAAGAAATATTAAGTCAATTGATGATTTCTGATACTGTAGAATGGACATCACTTAAAGATATTATTGCTAGCCGTAAACTTTCATTAACTGATTTAGTTATTGATGATGGTGAGGTTATACTTGATAAATATGAATTTATTTCAAGATTTGAAGATAAATTCGATGATATTTCAGTAGATAAAATGTATGATGTTCTTGTTGGAGATAATGTTAAAGAACAAGTTTTAATTAATACAATAAAACAGAAAACTGAGGATTATATTAAAAAAATTCAAGAAAAATCTGAACTTATTGAAGTTCATCCTACAATATCTGTTCTTGGAGATTTAATTGAGGAATTAATTGATAAGGAAATGTCTAAGTATAGTTCATTTTATGCTAATATTAATAATCCTGATGGGATTATGTCTATTGGTAAATTAGTAAGAGAAGCATTTCCACCATGTATTCGTGAAACTATGAAAGGTGTATCTTCTGGTGGACGTAATGATGCTATAGTTTTATTTTTAACATCATTTTTATCATATGCTAGATTATATCCAGGAATATTTGCTCAAGGAGCAGGTGTAAAAGTTTCAGATATTGATAAAAATCTTAGAATTACTGAAAATGAGATTTTACCATTAATTTATGAAGCTGCAGATAATTGTACTCCTCCATTATTTGAAGATCAACCTCAAGAAAAAGTTAATATTATTTCAAAATTAGGTTTTGGAATGCATTCTGAACCTTCATTGGAGCATGAAGGTGAAACTAAATGGTATACTCCTATGAGTTGTGAGAAAGTTAAAATACATCTTCCACAATTATGTAAAAAAGATAATTCTTGTAAAGGAATTAATAATCCATTATCTTATTATACTAGAGCTAAGTGGAACCTTAAAAAACAAGGTAAATTAAAAGAAGATGGAAATAATAAAGAATAATTTATAATGTATAAAAATAAGTATATATTAAATTTATAAATTTTAAAAAGTAAAATATTGATTAGAGGTTATATTAATGTTTGGTAAATCTTCAATACGTGAAAGAAGGCAATTTTATAGGGAAGAGTGGTCTGTTAAAGATTTACCTGATTTTATTACAGATGAATTACCTAGACGGGAGTTTGGTTTTGATCATTATGGTCGTGGACCTAATGATAGATATAAGGTTTTTAGAAATGAAAATGTTTTAAGACGTTTTTTAATGAGTAAAGCTCCATTTGCAGCATATGTTTCTATTGCTTATTATCTTAACCCTAAAAAAAGGGAAGGTTGGCAAAAAGCAGAATATGTTTTTGATGTAGATGCTAAAGATTTACCTATTCGTTCATGTGACTGTAAGGAAGGTGAAGTTTGTGAAAAATGTTTAGATGAAGCATTAGATATTGTAAATAATCTTATTGATACATTAAATGGTAATTTAGGTCTTAAAAATATTCATCTAATTTATTCTGGAAGAGGGTATCATATTCGTATATTAGATCCTGTTATGATGACTGGTGATAGTGATTTACGTTCAGAAGTTTTAAAATATGTAGCTGGTGCTACAGTTCCTAGAAGTAATTATCCTAATCCTGATCCAAGTATGGTTGCTAGTAATTTTAATTTCCAACATTTTATTATTCCAATTGGATATCATAAGATTTTTACAGATAGACTTAAATTTAATATACAACATTTAAAAGGTAATGAAAAAATAGATGGTATTAATCCTAAATTATTAAAAGATATTATAAAATATAGACACTTTTTAGATAATAATCAATGGGGTTTATTTAAAGGGAATATTGGTCCAAGAAGATATAATAATTTAGTAAGTTCTATGGCTAATGTTAATCTTGAAACTATTGATGCTAAAGTTTCTATTGATATAAAACGTATTTTAAGACTTCCAAGTTCACTTCATTCTAAAGTTAGTATGAAATGTGTTGAGGTTAAAGATAGGGAAACTTTTGATCCATTAAAATATGCAGTTCCTAAATTTGTTTATGAACGTAAAGATATTACAAAACCAGATAAATAGATTTTTAATTAAACAGTTTTTCTATTGTTAAATTAAAAGTCTTTTAAATTTAAAACTAAAAATTTAAATTTTTAAATAAAATTGTTTATAGTATCATTAAATCTTATTTTTTATTTTTTTTTTTTAATAATCTTGTTTTTTTCTAGAAGTTTTTTATGTGGTTTTTTGGTTTTTTATTTTTTTAAATTATGTTATTTTTTTCTAGAAGTTTTTTACGTATTTTTTTATTTTTTTAGTCTTTGTAGTGGTTTTTTAATGTGGTTTTTGATTTTTTTATAGAAGTCTTTTTAAAAAAAGTTAGATATGAATTTATTCATATCTTAAATAATTAAATTATGGTTTATATTAATTTCAAGTTTTTATAGTTTATTTTTTTATTTTATGGTTATTTACTTATTAATATCCATATGTTATAACATTTCCATCTTCATCACAGATTCTGTAATATCCATCATCATAATATATTTTATGATTTCCATCACTTAATTCTTCACGTGATACTTCATGTTCTGAAGGATCCCATCCATCTATTATATCAGATTCTTGATGTATGCCACTATCTTCTTGTTTATATTTTGAACTATTAAATGTTTTATTTTTGTTATTACTTTCATTTGTTTGGATATTTCCAACGATATCTTTAA
Coding sequences within:
- the priS gene encoding DNA primase catalytic subunit PriS, with the protein product MFGKSSIRERRQFYREEWSVKDLPDFITDELPRREFGFDHYGRGPNDRYKVFRNENVLRRFLMSKAPFAAYVSIAYYLNPKKREGWQKAEYVFDVDAKDLPIRSCDCKEGEVCEKCLDEALDIVNNLIDTLNGNLGLKNIHLIYSGRGYHIRILDPVMMTGDSDLRSEVLKYVAGATVPRSNYPNPDPSMVASNFNFQHFIIPIGYHKIFTDRLKFNIQHLKGNEKIDGINPKLLKDIIKYRHFLDNNQWGLFKGNIGPRRYNNLVSSMANVNLETIDAKVSIDIKRILRLPSSLHSKVSMKCVEVKDRETFDPLKYAVPKFVYERKDITKPDK
- a CDS encoding DNA primase gives rise to the protein MNYKVNFMVLTSFLNPLSEEAQNIVREKADLTSVFDVDNDLIKIVSFSPHQKVDDDSLIPKSIIEFAQKRIKWYIERRNNKKYNQHDYEYLFVEDITPYDVIAFHLTAQAIAYKFNFNSREMKLFVDGEGQLIEDRLSTLLLSEKRAVLEEILSQLMISDTVEWTSLKDIIASRKLSLTDLVIDDGEVILDKYEFISRFEDKFDDISVDKMYDVLVGDNVKEQVLINTIKQKTEDYIKKIQEKSELIEVHPTISVLGDLIEELIDKEMSKYSSFYANINNPDGIMSIGKLVREAFPPCIRETMKGVSSGGRNDAIVLFLTSFLSYARLYPGIFAQGAGVKVSDIDKNLRITENEILPLIYEAADNCTPPLFEDQPQEKVNIISKLGFGMHSEPSLEHEGETKWYTPMSCEKVKIHLPQLCKKDNSCKGINNPLSYYTRAKWNLKKQGKLKEDGNNKE